From the genome of Amycolatopsis granulosa:
CACCGCCTGAACCGGGCCGGCCGTCCACGTTGGACAACTTCGCGGCCCCTCACGTGAGTGACGCCCGATGGTGTCAGTTTCGCGCCCCCGTAAGACCGTCTACACCCATGGCGGCTCTAAAAAACGCGGAAGGAGCGAGCCATGACTGGCACCATGCGTCCGGAAGAGCTCATGGAGAACGCGGTGGTGGACTCCCACGGCCGCAAGATCGGGAAGGTCGGCACGGTCTACGTCGCCGACGACACGCAGCAGCCGGAGTGGGTCACCGTCCGCACCGGGATGTTCGGGCACAAGGAGAGTTTCGTGCCCCTCCAGGGCGCGACGATGCACCGCGACGGGCTGCACGTGCAGGTCACCAAGGAAAAGGTCTCCGAGGCGCCGCAGACGGAAGGCGACCGGCACCTGTCCGAGCAGGAGAGCGCCGAGCTGTACCGGTTCTACGACATGCCGGCGCCGCGCGGCAGCCAGGAGAACCGCGGCCGGGGTGAACGCACCAAGCCGCAGCAGCCGCAGCAGCAGACGACCCGCGGCGGCGAGTCGATGACCCGCTCGGAGGAGCGGCTCAACGTCGGTACGGAGCGCGTCGAGACCGGCCGGGTGCGGCTGCGCAAGTACACCGTCACCGAGGAGCAGCACGTCAAGGTGCCGGTGACGCACGAAGAGGTGCGGGTGGAGCGCGAGCCGATCACCGAAGGCGACCGCACCGGCGCGCGGATCGCCGACGAGGAGCAGGAGATCACCCTGCACGAGGAGCGGCCGAAGGTGGAGAAGGAGACCGTGCCGGTCGAAAAGGTGCGGCTGGACAAGGAAACCGTCCGCGACGAGCAGACCGTCTCCGGCGAGGTGCGCAAGGAGCGCGTCGAGGTGGACGACGACACCAAGCGGCGCAAGAACCGCTGACCTGCCCCCCGATGTGGCGTCGCGCGGACGCCACATCGGGCACGCCGGTCACGCGAACCGGGTGTCGAGGGAGATCGCCTCCCAGCGGTCGAGGTCAGCGAGCTGAGCGGTGAGCTTTTCGCGGATGCGGGTGACCGCCTCCGGTCCCAGCGGCAGCCGCAGCGGCGAATCCACGTCCCGCACCGCCCGGATGATCGCCTCCGCGGCGCGCGCCGGGTCGTTCGGCTGCTTGCCGTCCTGCTCGGCGAACCGCGCTCGCAGCGCACCGGCCGGTGTCCCGGCGTAGTCGTCGATCGGGTCGGCGTAGCGCATCGAGCGGCCCGCGAAGTCCGTGCGGAACGGGCCGGGTTCCACGATCGTGACCCGGATGCCCAGTGGCGCGACCTCACCAGCGAGCGCCTCGGACATCCCTTCCAGCGCGAACTTCGAGGTCGCGTACGCCGTGTGGCCGGGGTTGCCGAC
Proteins encoded in this window:
- a CDS encoding oxidoreductase; this translates as MSNYQVWMITGASSGFGRVLAEAVLDRGDRVVATARDAGAVAGLGSPVRLDVTDRASIDAAVDTAVAEFGRIDVLVNNAGHGLVGALEELSEEQFRAVLETNVFGAAAVTRAVLPHMRARRSGHIVQLSSVGGVVGNPGHTAYATSKFALEGMSEALAGEVAPLGIRVTIVEPGPFRTDFAGRSMRYADPIDDYAGTPAGALRARFAEQDGKQPNDPARAAEAIIRAVRDVDSPLRLPLGPEAVTRIREKLTAQLADLDRWEAISLDTRFA
- a CDS encoding DUF2382 domain-containing protein, yielding MTGTMRPEELMENAVVDSHGRKIGKVGTVYVADDTQQPEWVTVRTGMFGHKESFVPLQGATMHRDGLHVQVTKEKVSEAPQTEGDRHLSEQESAELYRFYDMPAPRGSQENRGRGERTKPQQPQQQTTRGGESMTRSEERLNVGTERVETGRVRLRKYTVTEEQHVKVPVTHEEVRVEREPITEGDRTGARIADEEQEITLHEERPKVEKETVPVEKVRLDKETVRDEQTVSGEVRKERVEVDDDTKRRKNR